In the genome of Luteitalea sp., the window GGACGCGTTCTGCGCTGCTACGCGGGGCGGAGGTGGCGCTGCTTGGGGCTGCCATGCCTGGCACGCCCGCGAGACGGCGCAAGAGCGAAGAGCGGGCGACGTTGCCCTGTCCGACCTGCCCGGGCGGTCGAGCGGGGCCAGGTGGCGCTTATGCCTTCCGACGATCGGAGGCTTCAACGTCGACCGCGAGCGACCGTGACGGCGAACGGCTGCGGCTACATCACGAGCCGCTGGCCCTCTCGGGGATGGCCGCGCGAGGTGGCGATCTGGGCTCACGGGCGACGCGTGTGCTCTCGCGCGTGGACTGGCCGGGCAAGCCGGGCGCCGCGGCCCCGGTGGCGCCGCTCACGGCCGAAGAGCAGCGACGGTTCGACGCAGGCCGGAAGCTGTACGAGAACGTCTGCGCGGCCTGCCATCAGACCAATGGCCGCGGTCAAGACACGCTCGCGCCAACGCTCATTGGATCCGCGCTCACGCTTGCGCCGGCCGAGATTCCCGCGCGCGTCCTCCTGCAAGGCAAAGAAGGCGCGGTCGGATTGATGCCGCCGGTCGGCTCCACGCTGAGCGACGAGCAGTTGGCCAACGTGCTGACCTACATCCGTCGGGCCTGGGGACAAGCGGGGTCGCCAGTAGATGCCGCAACGGTCAACGCCGTGCGCGCTGCCACGACTGACCGGAACCGCCCCTGGACGGACGACGAATTGAGGACGTTGGCGACGCCCCAGTAACGCCGAGGCCTCCGGCCGTTGCCTTCTCGCGGCGAGCGACGTGTCCTGCCTGGTGAAACCATGGCGATCACGAAGCGCCAATCAACGATAATCATCCCGGTTCAGTTTAGGATGTGCCCCACCAGACCCAGAGTTCCCAAGGAGTGCGCCATGAATCGGAGAGGATTTCTCATTGGTGCTGCTGCGGCAGCCGGTCTCGCCCGCACGGGATGGACGCAAGGGGCAAGTCAAGCCGGTCCGGCCGATCCAGCCAAGCTGGCTCGCATTGCCGTCATGACCCTCAACTTCCAGAGCATCTTGAAGCTGCCCGATGAGCCGGACGAGCCGACGCGCACGCTCGAGCTCTTCGACATCCCGGAGATGCTCGCGGACCGTTATCGTGTCCACAACATCGAGTTTCAGCACTACCACATTCCGTCGACCGAGCTGTCGTACCTGAAAGAGCTCCGCGCCCGGATCGAGAAGAGCAGATCGCGGATGACGCAGATCAATCTGGAGTTCGGGCCCCTGAACATGTCGGCGCCCGAGCTGAGGTCGCGGCTGCAGGCGATCGACCTGACCAAGCGGTGGATCGATCATGCCGCGACGTTGGGCGCGCAACGCGTGATGATCAACCAGGGTGACCCGACGCACGAGAACAAGAGCTACGGGATTCCCACGCTGCAGAAGATGGGCGACTACGGCAGATCGAAGGGGATCATCGTGTCCGTGGAGACCCGCGGGGGCGGCCGTCGTCGCAGGGGTGGCGCGGGGGCGGAATCCGAGACGCCCCCGCCCGCACCGGCGACACCGCAGGAACCGGCCTGGGTCTTGGTGGCGGAGATCATCAAGGAGTCGCGGACCTATGCGAACCCTGACCTTGGGGGAATAGGAGCGGCGAATCAGGAGGAGCTCCACGCCTGTCTTCGCGCGATGTTCCCGATGAGCGCAGGCAGCCTGCATGCCAGGGTCAGCGACCAATGGGACTTGGCAACGGCGATCAAATTCTTGGAAGGACTCGGCTACAAGGGGCTCTATACGATCGAGGTGAGGGGCCACGAGGGCACTCAGGAGATGTACGACATCATTCTCGCGACGATCTGAGGCACTGTGTTCTTTCTCGGCCAGTGTCTCCGTCGAAAATGCTCACCCGCGTTGCAACACCTGTCCTTGCCGTGGCCGTCATGGCGAGCGCTCCCGTGGTTGGTCACTGGCAGCAGCCGCGCTTCTCGTCTGCGGACACCGCGCTGCGCGTGAGACGATGGCTGGATCCAGCATCCGGCCAATTCCACGGACCGTCGGCGATTGTGGTGTCTGGCACTCGGATCAAGCACATCGTGCCGTTAGCCGACTTCGATCAGCGGTCCACCAAGGCACTGATTGATCTTGGAGCCGCGACGGTGCTGCCAGGCCTCATCGACGCCCATGTGCACCTGACAATCGGTGGCACATCCCGCGCGAACGCCGCTGCGATCCTTCGGGCCGGCTTCACCACCGTCGCCGATCTCGGCGCCACGTCCGATGCCGTGATCCGGCTGCGCGACGCCATTGCTTCCGGAGATGCCGAGGGCCCTCGCATCTTGGCAGCCGGCCTTTGGGTGGGCACGAAGAACGGCATCTGCGAGTTTGGTGGGATCGGTGTCGATGGCGGCCCGAAGCAATTCCGCGCGCGCGTGCGCGAGAACGTGGCTTCGGGGGCCGACCTGACGAAAGTTTGCGTGTCTGGCTGGACGAGGGACGCCTTCGCCCATCCGGACGCCTACGAGATCTCGGATGCCGCGCTGGCGGCGGTGGTCGACGAGTCTCGGCGACGGGGTCACGTCGTGCTCGCCCACGCGATAAGCCTCGGAAGCGTCCAGGCGGCGCTCCGCGCAGGCGTCGATGGATTGGCACACGCGGCATATCTCGACGCGGCCACAGCGACGGTGCTCCGTGACAAAGGCGTGTTTCTCGTTCCGACGCTTGCCTCCCTGCTGCGCGGGACGCAGGGCAGAGCAGGAGTCGCACTGCAAGAGTCCGTGGCAGAGGCACACCGCGCCGGTGTGCGGCTCATCTTCGGGACCGATGGCGGCGTGCTTCCACACGGCGAGAACGCCGTGGAGTTCGCCGCCCTGATCGAAGCAG includes:
- a CDS encoding amidohydrolase family protein; its protein translation is MGLGNGDQILGRTRLQGALYDRGEGPRGHSGDVRHHSRDDLRHCVLSRPVSPSKMLTRVATPVLAVAVMASAPVVGHWQQPRFSSADTALRVRRWLDPASGQFHGPSAIVVSGTRIKHIVPLADFDQRSTKALIDLGAATVLPGLIDAHVHLTIGGTSRANAAAILRAGFTTVADLGATSDAVIRLRDAIASGDAEGPRILAAGLWVGTKNGICEFGGIGVDGGPKQFRARVRENVASGADLTKVCVSGWTRDAFAHPDAYEISDAALAAVVDESRRRGHVVLAHAISLGSVQAALRAGVDGLAHAAYLDAATATVLRDKGVFLVPTLASLLRGTQGRAGVALQESVAEAHRAGVRLIFGTDGGVLPHGENAVEFAALIEAGVPAIDAIRAATVDAADALGLATEIGTIDIGKTADLIAVDGDPLHDPTALSRVTFVMQSGHVARHERSAASARRPTIVRGRARSPNAPWCAIHGLAEAALPSNRVPRTFPRAVR